The genomic stretch gaagccaatataggagaaatatgatctctcttgctagttcctgtcaggactcttgctgcagcattctggattaattggaggctttttatggagatattgggacatccagatagtaatgagttacagtaatctagtcttgaggtaacaaatgcatggactagtttttctccatcattttgagacaggatgttcctaattttggaaatgttgcgcaagtgaaagaatgcagttctagagatttgttttatgtgtgagttaaaagacatgtcctggtcaaaaataactccaaggttttttacagtagtgctagaggccagggttatgccatctagagtagctataatttgagaaaagttatttctgagattttttgtcccaaatataatgacttctgttttctccgagtttaaaagtaaaaagttactggtcatccaggcctttatgtcagttagacaggcttgaagtctggttaactggtttgtgttaacaggtttaatagatagatataactgtgTCATCttcatagcagtggtaattaatagagtgcttcctaatgacatatcctaaaggaagcatgtacagggtgaacagaaccggtcctagcacggagccttgtggaactccataactaacttttgttcgtgtggaaggttcatcatggacatgaacaaactggaatctgtccgataaataggattggaaccactttaacgctgttcctctgacaccaatcacatgctccagtctctgtaataagatgttgtggtcaatggtgtcgaatgctgcactaaggtctaggaggacaagtatagaaacaagtccattatctgaggctaagagaagatcgaTGGcaacttttaacagtgctgtttctgtactatgatgtgctctaaatcctgattgaaaatcttcaaatagttcattcctgtgtaagtggtctgatagctgcttagcaacagctttttctaggattttagaaataaatggcaggttggatattggtctataattagccaagactcctggatcaagactaggctttttgagtaaaggtttgattactgcagtcttaaaggcctgtggtacgtagcccaaaactagagataaattttccaagtccaataaagatgagttcattaatggcagggtgcctttaagcagtctagtcgggatggggtctaagagacacgttgatgatttcgatgaagcaactactgatgtaaatacagagagatctatgggagagaagcagtctaaacataactgaggtcctacagatgattcaagagctactgtagtagaagattcatttattgcaggtataggaagcatctcatgaattttatctctaatagttgtgattttatttgtaaggaAACTCAtgaattcatcactgctgagagctaagggaacactgggctcaacagagctgtgactttttgtcagcctggctacagtgctgaaaagaaacctgggattgttcttattttcctctattagtgatgaatagtatgcagttctggcttcatggagagcttttttatatgttagtagactgtttttccaggctagaaaattttcctctaagtttgtggaacgccacttcctttccagccttcgtgatgcctgctttacggtacgaatatgtaaattataccatggggctagtcttctctgattcacaaACTTCTTTGTGAATCAGagaagaggatctgtagtctgtggagagaggatctgtagtctgtgaagagaggatctgtagtctgtgtagagaggatctgtagtctgtgaagagaggatctgtagtctgaaaagaggatctgtagtctgtggagagaggatctgtagtttgaaaagaggatctgtagtctgtgaagagaggatctgtagtctgtggagagaggatctgtaagtctgtggagagaggatctgtagtctgtgaagagaggatctttaagtctgtgaagagaggatctgtagtctgggaagagaggatctgtagtctgggaagagaggatctgtagtctgtgaagagaggatctgtagtctgtgaagagaggatctgtagtctgtggagagaggatctgtagtctgtgaagagaggatctgtagtctgtggagagaggatctgtagtctgtgaagagaggatctgtaagtctgtggagagaggatctgtagtctgtggaaaGATGTCCTCTcaagtcagactgaggctgctgccgagtgccagatgtttgtttgaccagcctgttcaggtgaaggtggaggggctgaggtcgaggcaggtggtcaCCATGAGAGCCAGATCAATGGACGAGAAAGGAGTGGTGTTCAGCTCCTCAACCACCTACAGGGCTGATGGGAGCGGGAAGATAGACCTGCTCAGAGACCCCTCACTCAGTGGGAGCTACGTTGGGGTTGAACCCATGGGTCTGCTGTGGTCGATGAAGGCAGACGCCTTACACAAAAGGTTCCAAAAATCATGTGCACTAAATCCCCATGTGGTGAAGTTCTCTGTGcatgaggaggacagggaggacaggatgttGGCAGAGGTGACCAATGAGAGGCTTCTGATTGGAGACGGGGTCAGCCGGGTTCCTGTCAAAGGGAGGAATTTTCAGGGAGTCCTGTTTACTCCCCCAGGTAAATAATTCTCTACTTTTCACCACAGTctgtacaacatacagtactgtaattATCACTGTTTGTAGTAGTTGTATCAGTTTAGTGTCATTGCTTCAGAATTTCAAGGATGCACATTATGTAATGAGCTAAGATTTCCTATGATTCTCTACAgacatttactgtgttgtatATGTCTTATTATATACAATTTgtagacaaacacaaaacagtcttTAAACAGAATATAGAAAATTGAATAATTAAACGtgcacttgaaaaataaaatcaaaataaaactcttccAGAGTCAATAGTCAACCGTTGGGGCCCTTTCATCTGTGTCAGCGACGGTGATCCTACCACACAATCCGTGATTGAAGGAATTCAGGAAGTCCTTTACGCAGAAATCTTCTCTCTATAATCCAAACCTGGCTCACCACCTAGTATCCACTAGGAACTTTTCAAGTCGAGGATGTTGGGATACCCTCCCTCCAAGAAGCGATCTCCGAAGGTGGGTGTTCTTCAGATGTAACTCATCGGCACGGATGAGTTCAAATCCCTCTGGGgtttttttctataaaaaaaaaaaacctgacctaCAAACAGGTCAGATTAACCTAAATAATCCCAGTTATGCATTTTAAGCCTAGGCTACACCGTGTTTGGACACGTAGCTGACATTTTATCCAGCAAAACATGACAGCAAACATTTTTAGTGGTACACTGGGGCTTTGTCTACAATAGCATATATACTAAAACTCACcctaatacttttattttaataaggcTGTTACCCTGTTGCCTAGTTCTTCCAATTTTGAAAGGTTTCATTTGATGCCTCTGCTTATTTGGCTtgttaaatattaggtccctgGAAGATAACATGTTTTACACAGTCTCTACTTTGTGATGTCAGTTTGTTTCATTACTTAAACATTGTTAAATTCAGGTGATTTTgacacaacagaaataaacGTGTCCCCCAGGACATTATTGAACTTTCATTGAAATTACCAACATTGGAGCTTGGTACCATCTGAAGAATTGTTTCGATTGCAATTATCAAAcaaatttttttctgtatccACTGGTGATAACTGCCCTCTTACCGGTGGTGTTCCCCAAGGCTCCATCCTTGGCCCccagttgttttcatttatatgtaTCCAGTAGGgcatatttacatattaataCAATATTCATTATCaatgttatgcagatgacacttaGATATATGTCCAAGAAAAAAAGACATCCTGCATCAGTTGATGTCAGCTGTAATCAGCTGTGTAATGTTGTTCTTAGGAAAGACTTGACTCTGCCTTTCTCTTATATGAGAACATGAAATAAGACAGCCATGTTGGCTCAGATTGAAGAGGGGAGAACCTGGATCTGATTGAATGCTACTTCAACAGCAGACCTAATGAGTGGGAGTGTATGAGTTTAAATAGGGAAATGTGGACGTACAGAAGATACTGTCAGGACTGTATAGCCGACATCAAGGTAAGGACTTACCTAGTTTTGTGCCAGCATCACACCATAACACTAATCAACATTTATTTGGTGATTTTATTGCTCTAAATTTAATTTAGATCAGTCATGGGatattttgtggttttctctTTTACTAGTGTTGCTGTCTTGGCAGGAAGagacaaatgtaaaaactaaatgtttttaatgtcccTTTGCctatgctgacacacacacacacacatgcactgaaaatgttttcagcaaTCTTTGACTTTTCAGTTGAACTCACTTCccatctctttctccctcttttttccCCCAATGTAGCTCTTGCCCCctagcaaaacattttttccaagTGCTCTCTCGCTTTTGCCATCAGCACTGGTGTCAGAAGAAGAGAGTGCCCTGATGGCTCATCACACCTCTAATTAGTCTTAGCTGTGacagttacacacacatgcacatgatgTGATCACCCCAAGCCACCTCCCATCTCACAAATGGCTCCACCTCCACAATTGGGGAACACTGTATGCACAACAGTTTCAATATTTACAAAGATTCTTTGTTTGCCTTAGTACAGCTTCCACAAACTATACCCGtactgtttttcatatttacagtacaattCACAGAcaggatctgtagtctgtggagagatgtCCTCCCAAGTCaaactgaggctgctgccaagtgccagatgtttgtttgaccagCCTGTTCAGGTGAAAGTGGAGGGGCTGAGGTCAAGGCAGGTGGTCACCATTAGAGCCAGATCAACGGACGAGAAAGGAGTAGtgttcagctcctcagccaccTTACAGGGCTGATGGGAGCGGGGAGATAGACCTGCTCAGAGACCCCTCACTCAGTGGGAGCTACGTTGGGGTTGAACCCATGGGTCTGCTGTGGTCTATGAAGGCAGACACCTTACATAAAAGGTTTCAAAAAATCAATTCACTGAAACAACATGTGGTGAAATTCTCTCTGCATGAGGACAGGGAGTGCAGGATGTTGGCAGAGGCGACCAATGAGAGGCTTCTGATTGGAGATGGGGTCACTTGATGCCCAAAGAGGGAAATATTCATGGAGTCCTCTTTACTCACCCAGGTAGGTCTTTGTCATGCTGTCAGTCTTAAAAAAATCCACTTAAAAGGACAAAAGCAATAATTCATTTGGACACAACTCTGTATCTTCAGTCAGACTCTAATGACTATGCTaatgacagaaatgtgtttagACTTCTTTACTTCTTTGACAAGCATAGAGGAAAAAACTACATCTAGTGAGAAATTCACAACAAAAGTCCATATAAGCCAGTAACAGACTTTGACTATTGAAGGACAAATTCACaatttttacacttttcttaaaaaatgttACCTACTGAACATTTTTCCTCAATCAAGCAAAATCCCACAGTACTGATAAATTTTTGCCCTAGTGGTAATGGTTGGTATTGCATGTTGTGGGATTTTTTTACATACACAATCATATTATGAACATGTGTAAACTATAAACTCACATTTTTCAGGATCACAATGTTTCAATATTATAACAATATAGCCatttaacataataaaattTTAACATGTCAAGATTTATGTGACTTTTTATGTGACTTTCCTATACATGgtcaaaatgatgaaaaacaagATCTATGAAATGGACTGAAGTGCCTGATATTTCATCCAGGTGGAGGTTCATTTCCCGCTGTGTTGGATCTGTCCACATTTGGTGGAGGGTTGTCTGAGAAAAGGGCGTCTCTGCTGGCCAACAAAGGATTTGTGGTTCTGACTGTAATGCTGTACGGCCATGCTGACATGCTGAAGAACGTCAAAGAGCTCCATCTGGATTACTTTGAGGAAgcaatacagtttttaaaaaaacaagataaggtcagtttaatgtttagacACATGCaataatctttttttccatttcttacATTAGTGTTAGAATGATGGACATCTTATGCCTGTGATTAGTCTCGGTGTGAACCAGTCTGTTCTTTCATGATATATTGTTGATAAGGTTTGAGGATTTGTAGTTGCAGCActattttctgcatttgaacAGAGATTGTGTCTGTTTAATCTGGACTAAACATAAAATGTATCACTTTGTGCAGCAGTTACAGGAATGTAATACCTGCAAGTAATTAAAAACTTCATTGCAAGAAAACTGTTAAATGCCTATTCATTCAccacaattttatttttgttttaaaaaatgcaagaaaTCTTATGAACAGGAACTCAGGGGCTATTCCTCTTTCatttaaaggtgttttttttcacatttgttcaCATTAGTTAAAAACTACttcatggaaaaagaaagaaaaaataagtttcagaatttcagtttgtaaatttcattgtgtttttccaCAGGTGGCCAGTAAAGGAGTTGGTGTAATTTCTCTTTCAAAAAGTGCAGATCTTGCATTTTCAATGGCCTCTTACCTGCCAGATGTTGAGGCCACAGTGTGGAGCAATGGCTTGTAGAAAACTGCAATGATATATCTTCCCACCTTTACTGTTTGACACCAACAAGCTGATTCACACTGAATCTGGAGCTAGCATAATGAAGTACGGTTTTGAAAATCCTGTGGCAGAGAAGAACAAGGACAGCCTGGTCCCCATTGAACAAGCCAAGGGACGTTTCCTCTTTGTGGCTTCAGAGGACGACCTCTTCTTGGACACCAAGGCTTGTATGGACCAGATGGTGGAGAGACTGAAGCACCATGGGAAGGAGAACTTTGAGACTGTGTGTTATCCTGGAGCTGGACACTTGCTGGAGGCGCCATACGGTCCATACTGCACCACCAGCTTTCATGGGGTCGTTCCCCATCTAGTCCTGTGGGGGGGTGAAGCCAGGGcccatgctgcagctgaaatcCACCTATGTTCAAAGATCCAGGAGTTCTTCAGAACTcacctgagctgtgatgctgcacaaactaaACCCAAGATGCAAATAAGATAAGGTTACGCTTGGTTGTTTTGTAATGAGtagaacattttaatatttaataaatattccATTATAATATTCTATTGTAAGAGCCATTTATTGCACACCTTGGTATAATGTGgcagaaatgcaaaaataaaacgTAAAACTGTGATTTGAGATTGAAATTAATTTCATGCAAGGCAGTTTAAGAATAAAATGTCCAATTTAAATTTCTGAAATGGATAATGGAAAGCCTAAAAAAGGTCAACATTGTTATGTTGTAGTGCTGCTTGTTGctttaaaagtataaaatgtgaTGGCCATTCCCATCTTAGAtagacctgtgattttgtgagGAATAATTCATGTCACCTGCTGCAACGCTGTGACTCAGTcatatgtttttaatagttttcagacAACAGGAGGTTTacagcagagacaaacaaactACACCTGTTTCTGGATTCAAAGACACTATGTCGAGGATCTATTGTTGGTTTTACTCTATTTGATTTGTGTAAactaacagaaacacacaatgcTTGTATGGCAAACCTTTCCCAGAATGCAGTAGTAAAGTGTCCTTCCTCTCATTTGAAAGCTACTGTATAAGCTACTGTcgttttctattttttctgcCTTGCATACtgacacaacaaaaatattttagtaaGCCTGATCCAAACATCTTTTGACTTTCTTCTAACTTGGCTTGTCTCCTCAGTGATGTCTGCAGTGTACATCATGAGTGCCTGTTACTGAAATGCCAACTATTACTCTGTATCGCTTACTCTTTTGCAAACTGTAATGACTAGCTTAGTTACTAATTACCTTACTTAATTTTCCAACATGTACACAAAGAAATACTAAAACAGATCAAGCTGCTGAACAATGTGATGCttattttaagcatttttttaaaaaatgccatTAATAATGTAGAATTTATTACAGAAACTGGACATTTGGCTAACATTTCAGACAGtgaaacatcacaaaaacatcttttcaaTGGTTGACTgaactttttttcccctctaaaCCCCagagattgtttttatttctaggTATAATCATTAAAATCTAAACACAATCCTCTATGTCAGTGCACTATTAAAACACGATCATAATCCCAGCAAAATACTTTTATCTTGAAGCAGCCTGGGCTTCCTGCAGGCTTCCTGTCATGTGTGTTGAAGTGCCAGCAGGAGGAAGGAgtgacaggacccaaatgcaggacagaggAGTTTTATTACTCTCCTGGAAAACGCCAGGGatcagaaaagaaacagatattCTACCGTAGGCGGTAACATAGAACGAACAAAAAACCTGAACATTCTCTAACACAGGTAACTCCTGTAACTCAAGTGACACTACTTAATGCTTTTGCAATCAAACAAAGGAACACAAGGAGTACTTATAGTAAGTCAGGAAAACCaataattgaacacaggtgcaAATGATTAGGgacaaacataaagctgccggggaccgaGGCGgggagaaaaaacaggaagtcctgtCAGTCTAAAGGTCCCCGGccggaagtcccaaaaggggactcatgtTCACTTCCGGTACCGTAAACTCTTATTCCGGTAAACGCAGATTCCTGTGAATGTTTTTTAGACAGCTGGTTTGTTTAATATACTATTGTCAGTGAAAATTCAGCAGGTTGAGCAGattaaaatgctgcaaatgACACTTGACGTCATGTAAACGAGCATAAGCTTCATCACGGTAAGAAATGACAGTTAGTAGTTAGATCCCAATACTCAAGAGTAGATTAATAGCGaaagtgaagttttttttccccatagatgtctttttttttttcctttaatgtgAAATTTAACTTCCATAATCTTGACTAGAGAGGgggttgtagccaaaagtgtggcCTGTCCTGTCCACAGAACAGCGCCCCCAGAGTTGGCTCCTGTAATGGCCCGTGCCACCGACAGGACAGGCCACACTTTTGGCTGcaacttctgctgcttgactAGTCATGTCTTATGGAAATGAACCAAGTTTATCCAGTTATCACTTTCTACTCCAGAGACTTGGGATTTAAAGTTCACAAGAAACAACGTCACAgtgaattaaatgtttttccagACCAGatcaaaaacaaaccatttagaCCTGTCCGATCTAGACCAGAATATCCCAGAGAGGCTGATTTGATGCAAATCAAacagctgttattttaattattgatcaaGATATTGACCTGTGTGCTGTCATGGTAttggaaagtaaaataaacatcatccCAGTGTTGGACCATGAAAACAGTCCAAGTACATACTGATCAATCTGAAACCTCACACATCATTTTTGTTAGCACAGACAGAAcgttctgtctctgaggttgAGTTCAGACAAAATACTTAGTAGACTGTGCATcatcagaggaggagcagagaagcaaacagaGGATTTTAAAACCCAGCTGATCATTTTCCTCTCAGATCAACAAAGGCTTTACTGCAGGTAAGTCAAGTGTCTTTTTTCTGACTTGTCTCCATTTGCACCGTTTATTACACACTAACTCCTTTGTATTTAATCTCTGTCTTGTTCCCCAGTTTTTGTAGACCTGTGTGACCCCAatgtgtgtgtcccaggtccCACGTCTTGTCCCCTCTGTTTTCGTGTGGTTTTGTTTCTGGTAATACCTGTTTCTGTTATCTGGGTTTTGTGTTGAAAATCTCGtctcctgttttcctgtgttcttgTTTTGGGTTTCAAAGTTctggtttaaataaagttttgttttttgacctTGAGTACCAGACTGGGCGCATTATTGGTCCTAAGTAATTATAACCCCGATATGTGACGCAATCAGAagttaattcattttgaatttcaatTAATTTATCAAAGGTGATGCAAACTGTTGAAATATAGTAACCTgctctttttgccattttaaagtaaagtgatatatatatatatatatatatatatatattaaaaacatgcataatATTTTGCTCTCAAATGTTATggttaatacataaataaatacccaTTTCTCATTATTCACAGCAGTGAACTGATGTAACTTTTTTGAGTGTGCATGacactgtgttcatgtgtcctgTCTGAATGA from Mastacembelus armatus chromosome 17, fMasArm1.2, whole genome shotgun sequence encodes the following:
- the LOC113134185 gene encoding LOW QUALITY PROTEIN: acyl-coenzyme A thioesterase 1-like (The sequence of the model RefSeq protein was modified relative to this genomic sequence to represent the inferred CDS: inserted 2 bases in 1 codon; substituted 1 base at 1 genomic stop codon), which gives rise to MSSQVRLRLLPSARCLFDQPVQVKVEGLRSRQVVTMRARSMDEKGVVFSSSTTYRADGSGKIDLLRDPSLSGSYVGVEPMGLLWSMKADALHKRFQKSCALNPHVVKFSVHEEDREDRMLAEVTNERLLIGDGVSRVPVKGRNFQGVLFTPPGGGSFPAVLDLSTFGGGLSEKRASLLANKGFVVLTVMLYGHADMLKNVKELHLDYFEEAIQFLKKQDKVASKGVGVISLSKSADLAFSMASYLPDVEATVWSNGLXKTAMIXIFPPLLFDTNKLIHTESGASIMKYGFENPVAEKNKDSLVPIEQAKGRFLFVASEDDLFLDTKACMDQMVERLKHHGKENFETVCYPGAGHLLEAPYGPYCTTSFHGVVPHLVLWGGEARAHAAAEIHLCSKIQEFFRTHLSCDAAQTKPKMQIR